The sequence GTTTGTCCGAAATCAAAAGGTTCAACCAAGGATATGCGGCACGTTATCTCGTTAGACCATGATCACTCTATGTGGAACAGAAAGAAGGATTTTTTCTATCATGCAGTATGCATTCGCGGCAGTTATCAGCTTTGTTTTGGTGTGGGCGCTCATTCCGCCAATCAAGACATGGGCATTGCGCATCCAGTTTGTCGATCAACCCAACCACCGAAAACTTCACAAAAATCCGATCCCGCTCATGGGCGGCGTGGCGATCGTGATCGGTTTTTTCATCACGGCGTTCTTTTTCGCAAAAGGCAGCCGTGAGCTTGACGGCATCCTTTTGGGTGGTACGGTCATCTTCTTTTTGGGGCTTTTCGACGACTACGGAAAGACGCGCTCCAAAGAGCTTCCGGCGTGGCCGAAACTCCTTGTGCAAATTGGCGCGTCGGCGATTTTACCAGCGTTTGGCGTGAGTGTCCAGGGCATGAACATTCCTTTTCTGCACCCTTCTTACGTGCTTTTCCCGACGTGGCTTGGCATCGCCTCGACCATGATCTGGGTCATCGGCATCACCAACATGATGAATTTTCTCGACGGTGTGGACGGGCTTGCGGCAGGTATTTCTGCGATCTCTGCGACCACGCTGTTTTTTATCGCGATCGTAAAGGGGCACCCTTCGATGGCGATGCTTGCAATCATTCTCGTCGGCGTGTCACTTGGTTTCTTGCGCCACAATTTCTATCCGGCGCGAATTTTCATGGGGGATGCGGGCGCGACGTTTCTCGGGTTCATTCTGGCCGGAATCGCCGTCGAAGGCGCATTCAAGTCGGCGGCGCTCGTTTCTGTCGCAATCCCGGTGTTGGCGCTTGGCGTCCCGATCATGGATGCGTTCTACGTTATTTTTCGGCGATTTCGCGAGAATCGCCCCATTTATGTTGCGGATAAAGGTCATACGTTTCACCAATTGATGCGCTCTGGGCTCTCGCAGAAACAGACGGTGACGATTCTCTATCTCCTGGGGATCTGTTTTTCGCTGCTCTCGATTGTCCTGTTGTTGTCCTGAGCGTGCGCCGAGTGTGCAAAATGCTATGGTATACTTGAAAAATGAGGTATTTTCAGGCGGGGGTTAACGATGAATCTATCGATCGAAGATGTGTATCACGTGGCAAACCTTGCGCGCATCGCGATCTCAAAGGATGAGGCGCAGGCGCTTGTTCACGATCTGGGAAGAATTCTTGAACACGCAGAAATGCTGCAATCGCTCGACGTGTCCGGTGTAAAAGAGACGAGTCACATCGGGGTTTTTGAATCGGTGACGCGCGCGGATGAGATCCGTCCATCCCTCGGAACGGAGCGCGTCGTCGCAAACGCGCCGGATGAGGAAGATGGTCAATTTCGCGTACCTGCGGTGCTTGAGGGGGCGTCATCGTGATCGGCGAGATGGATATTGTGCAGATGCGCGCCGCACTTGACGCGGGCGAGCGCACCGCGGCGTCGCTCGCGCAGGATGCGCTTCAGGCGGTTCGCGAAAAAGACGGTGAGGTGGGCGCCTTTTTGCGGCTGGATGAGGCGCTGAGCGAAGTCCCTTCGCAAACGCAAGGGACTTCGCTGCTCGCCGGAATTCCGTACGCGGTCAAGGCAAACCTCTGCGTCGCTGATCGCGAGACGACATGCGCCAGCAAGATTCTCAAAGGCTATCGACCACCGCACACGGCAACAGCTGTCGTGAAGTTGCAGGAGGCTGGAGCGACGCTTGTTGGCGCGCTCAACATGGATGAGTTTGCGATGGGCTCATCGACGGAAAACTCAGCCTATCAAATTACGCGCAATCCGTGGGATCTCACACGCGTGCCGGGTGGATCGAGCGGCGGTGCGGCGGCGGCGGTGGCGGCTGGTTTCGTGCCATTTGCGCTCGGCTCAGATACGGGCGGGTCCATTCGCCAGCCTGCGGCGTTTTGCGGTGTCGTCGGTCTAAAGCCAACGTATGGACGGGTGTCGCGTTTTGGCCTTGTCGCGTTTGCCTCTTCGCTTGATCAGATCGGACCTCTGACGCGCACAGTGGAGGACGCGGCGCTGGTTCTTCAGACGATCGCGGGGCATGATCCGCTCGATGCGACGTCGGCCAATCTTCCCGTTCCGGATTATCGCGCGGCGCTGACGGGAGAGATCAACGGTCTGCGGGTAGGGATTCCGCAGGAGTACTTTGGCGAGGGCGTAGAGGAAGGCGTCTCGCGCGCGGTGAATGCGGCGATTGAACAGTTGAAGGCGCTTGGCGCAACCGTTATGCCTGTCAGCCTCCCGCACACATCGTATGCGCTCGCGGCATACTACATTCTGGCGCCGGCTGAAGCGTCGTCCAATCTCTCGCGGTTTGACGGCGTGCGCTATGGCTATCGCGCGGACGGGGTCGCGGATTTGCTGGATCTTTACAAGAAAACGCGCGGCGAAGGGTTTGGCAAAGAAGTCAAGCGGCGCATTCTGATCGGTACATACGCGCTTTCGTCAGGCTACTATGACGCGTACTACAAGCGCGCGCAGCGTGTTCGCACACTGATTCGCGAAGACTTTTTGCGCGCGTTTGCGGATGTGGACGTACTCTTGTCGCCGACGACGCCGACGATGGCGTTTGCGCTTGGCGAGAAGACGGATGATCCATTGACGATGTATTTAAATGACGTGCTGACCATCCCGGTCAATCTGGCGGGACTTCCCGCGATCAGTGTGCCGTGCGGGCTCTCAGACGGGTTGCCCGTTGGCCTGCAGTTCATTGGCCGCATGTTTGACGAGGAGACGCTCTTGCGCGTTGCGCACGCGTATGAAAAGGCGGCGGGCCAAACGTTTGACGCTCTTCGTCGGCAAGGGGGGATCGCGCGTGTTTGAAACGGTCATCGGCCTTGAGGTGCATGTCGAACTCGGCACGAAAACGAAGATTTTCTGCGGTTGCGCGGTGGAGTTTGGCGCGCCGCCAAACGCGCGGGTGTGCCCTGTCTGCATGGGGAGCCCAGGTGTGCTGCCTGTGCTCAACGAGGAGGCCTTGAAGCTTGCGGTGCGCGCGGCGCTCGCGCTCAACTGCAAGGTCCCAAACGAGAGCAAGTTTGACCGCAAGAACTACTTTTATCCAGACAGTCCTAAGGCGTATCAGATCTCGCAGTATGATGAGCCGATCGGCACAAACGGTTACCTGGATATTGAAATAGACGGCGAGAAAAAACGCATTGGCATCACGCGGGTTCATCTCGAAGAGGATGCGGGAAAACTGAACCACTCGCCGTTTGGCGATGTGTCCTTGGTCGATTTGAATCGCGTGGGGATTCCGCTGATTGAGATCGTCAGCGAGCCGGACTTGCGCTCCCCAGAAGAGGCGCGGCTCTATCTTGAAGGCATCAAGGCGATCATGCAGTATTGTCTCGTCTCAGAGTGCAAGATGGAAGAAGGGTCGCTTCGCTGTGACGCGAATCTCTCGCTGCGCCCGGCGGGACAGGCGGCGTTTGGCACGAAGACCGAGATCAAAAACATGAACAGTTTCCGCAATGTGCAGCGCGGGCTTGAGAGTGAGCAGGCGCGTCAGACGCGCGCACTGTTGGCGGGTGACACGATCGAACAGGTTACGCTGCGTTTTGACGAGGCAACAGGACTGACGAGCCCGATGAGAAGCAAAGAAGACGCGCATGACTATCGCTATTTTCCGGACCCGGATCTGCCACGGATGATTCTAAGTGATGCGTACATTGAAGAGCGGCGCCGTGAGATTCCGGAGTTGCCAGACGCCCGGCGGGCGCGCTGGATTGCAGATTATCAGCTTCCGGTGTATGACGTAGGTGTGCTGACTGCGTCGCGCGACATTGCGGATCTGTTTGATCAGGCCGTGGAGCGAGTGCTTGACGCAAAGCTTGTGAGCAACTGGATCATGGGGGATGTGCTGGCTTACTTAAAGGCGCAAGGAATCGAACTGCGCGACACCAAACTCACAGGCGCGCATCTCGCGGATTTGCTCGAAAATTTGAAGCGCGGCGGAATTTCTGCGGCGATTGCAAAAGATGTGCTAAAGCGCGTGATGGAGAGCGGTGAGTCGCCAAGCGCCATCATCGCAGCGCAGGGGCTCGCGCAAATCTCGGACGAGGGTGAACTCGCAGGAATTGTGACGCAGGTGATCGAGGCGAATCCAAAGTCGGTGGAGGATTTGCTCGCGGGAAAGGACAAGGCGATCGCGTCGCTCGTGGGGCAGGTGATGAAGGCGACAAAGGGAAAGGCCAATCCGCAGGTGGTCAATCGTTTGATTGGCGAGCAGATCCAGGCGATTCGCGAAGCGCGTTTGTCATAGGCTGATTTTGTGGGAGGTGTGACATGCGACCGCGCATTCGATTGATCTACAATCCGACGGCAGGAAAAGAGGCGTTTCGTCAGCATCTTCCGCAGATCCTGCAGATCCTTGAGAGCGCGGGATATGAGGCGTCATGTCACGCCACAGCAGGGCCAGGGGATGCGACGAAAGAGGCGTTCCGCGCTGCAAACGACGGGTTTCAGGTCGTCGTGGCGTGTGGTGGCGACGGCACGGTCAACGAAGTGGTAAACGGTCTCGCGGCGAGTAAGACGCGGCCGATTCTTGGGATTATCCCGTCGGGGACGGCGAATGACTTGGCGCGCGCGCTTGAGATTCCTCGCAATGTGGAAGAGGCGGCGCGGCGCATCGCGCAGGGACAGATCCGGTCGCTTGACCTCGGCTGTGTCGGGGAGGACCGTTACTTTGTGAACATCGCGGCGTTTGGGCGACTGACGGAGATTACCTATGAGGTGCCAAGCAAGATGAAGACGATGCTCGGGCACTTGGCGTATTACATGAAGGGGCTTGAGCGACTGCCGGGTTTGCGTGCGATCGAGATGAAGATCACTTCGGATACGGAGCAGTTTGAGGGACCGGCGATGCTCTGCCTTGTCACGAACTCGCGCGCAGTGGGCGGGTTTGAGCGCGTGGCGCCGCGGGCGTCGGTGAGTGACGGCTGGCTTGATGTGCTGATTGTGAAACAGAGTAACCTTGGGGATCTGATCCGCTTGGTGTCAACCGCACTGATGGGCGATCACACGCAGGATGAGCGGGTGGTCTATTTTCACGCGAAGCGAATCGAGCTTTCATCGCAGGAAGAAGTCGACCTCAACATCGATGGAGAGTACGGTGGGCGGTTGCCGCACAAGGTGACGATTAAAGAGGGACACTTGCAGGTCATCTCAGGGTAAAGGCTGTGCGTTTGGATGGAGCGGGAGAAGGGGCGCGCGGATGGGCGGCGTGATCGGAATGGTCAGCGCGCGGGTGGACGCCGGGAGCGAACGCCTGCGCGCGCTGTTCCGGTGCGTCTGGGGCAGACCTATGAAGTGGTGATCGATCGGCTTGGCTTTCAGGGTGAGGGTGTCGCGCGTGTCGAGGGCTTCACGGTGTTTGTGCCAGGCGCGCTGATCGGAGAGCGGGTCGTAGCACGCATGGAGCGTGTGGAGCGGTCGTTTGCGCGGGCGGTGTTGTTGCAGGTGGTGGAAGCGGCGGAGGAGCGCGTCTTGCCGCGCTGCTCGGTGTATGCGGAGTGTGGCGGGTGCAATCTGCAGCACATGAGCGCAGAGGCGCAGCTGCGGATGAAGAAGATGACCGTCATGGATGCGCTTGAGCGAATCGGGAGGTTTCCGAAGGAAGACGTGCGGGCGTGGGTGCGCGACGTGATTCCGTCGCCAAACGTATGGCAGTATCGCAACAAGGTGACGTGGACGGTTTCGGTTGAGGCTGGTCGATTCGCCGTGGGCTTTGTGGAAGAAGGCAGCCACGATCCTGTGGATACGGATGATTGTGCGATTGTGCCGGAACATGTGTTGCGCATCGTTAAGGCGATGCGCCGCGTGGATGAGGCAGTGCGCGGAGCTGATATGGAGCGCGGGGGTGAAACGGAGCGCGGGGTTGATCGGTCGGCAGCTTCGTCGCCGGGGCAGGGGGCGGGGACGTCGGCTGCCATGCTCTCGCCATGGCGGGGGGTGCACCACGTCCGTGTGCGTACGAATGGGGCGGCGGAGGTGCTGATTGCGCTGCTCGTAGCGCCAGGTGTGACATTTTCGCCTGAAGATGTGCGGTTGTTTCGGATTGAACTTGAGGCACAGCGCGTTAAAGTGGTGGGTTTGATTGCGGATGACGGTGTGGCGGAGCGCGTCTTGTTCGGGCAAGCGCAGATGGAAGAGCGTATCGCGGGGCTGGCCTTTGGCGTCTCGTCACGCTCGTTCATGCAGGTCAATCCGGCACAGGCGGAGCGGCTCTACGCGGAGGCGCTCGCTTTGGCGGGGCTCACGGGGACGCAGCGTGTGTGGGATATCTACGCAGGCATTGGCACGCTCACGCTGATGGCGGGTCGACAGGCCGGTTCGGTGGTTGGCGTTGAGATCGTCGAGGAAGCGGTGCGCGACGCGCAGATGAACATTGAGCGAAATGGCATGCACCATGTCAGGATGATGCTCGGCGATGCGCAAGATGTCGTGTCACGCTTGGCAGAGGATGAGCGCCCGGACGTGGTGTTTCTCGACCCGCCGCGCGCGGGTTGCGAGAAGCGGGTGCTTGATGCGATCTGTGACGCGGCCCCCGCACGGATCGTCTATGTCTCGTGCAATTCGGCCACACTCGCGCGCGATCTGCGCATTCTCGCTGATCGCGGGTATGCGGTCGATGTCGCACAGCCGCTGGACATGTTCCCGCAGACGAGTCATGTGGAGTGTGTTGTGTCAACATACAGAGTGGACTAAAATTCGGAGATGGGAATTGCCGACGCAGAGGAGAAGGCTCGACCTATTGGATCGAGCCTTCTCTTTTCAATTTGAGTCCCTATGATTAGCAAACAGTGGATCAAGTTCGTAATTGTGTATAATTTCGTTTTCCCTTTGTCAACGGGGTGCCTTGCCTTATCATCGCCTTCCGACGACTCGAAGCTCTTCCGTTCATCTTGCGATTCGTGCGGCTCCACCCTTGCATGGATGCGGTTTGGTTTGTCCGGCAAGACGGGACCCAAGCGCAACGTGTTCATCCAGGCTCCGTCTGGATCAGCCAGTGTACCGCATCCTGCAAGGGACGCTGCGCTTTTCGCCTAACTCTGGCCACCCCAAGTGCAAGGTAGAAGCTTCATGATACGCCGCCTCGACCTTCTGCCTCCATTTCTCCTGCTGCTCCTTGCACCACGAAGCATACCCATCCATGTCGAGGTATTTTCGATGGGACGACCATCCCTCATCGATCTCCATCCGCAACGCTCCTAGCGAACGAAGCACAGACTCTCGATTGGGAAAGATGCGAATGACTCGCTCACGACGGCGAATCTCCTCGTCTAACCGTTCCACGCTGTTCGTCGTCCGCAACTTCCGACGCAACGGTTCGGGCAACGCCAATACGGCCGTTGCATCCTCAAACCCCTCTTCCAACACCTTGACCGCCTTGGGTGCCTTCTCGCCGTATTCTTCGAGCACACGATTTAACAGCGTCCTTGCCGTCTCCTCGTCAGGCGCCGTTCGAATCGCCCGCACCTGCTGCTGAATTTCAGACATCAGCGTCTTAGGCGCTTGATCAAGGATATTGCGCGTAAAAGGTGTTTGGCAGTGTTGCCAGGTGCATCCGATGAATTGCGTTTGAACCGCCTGAACAAGCCCCGCGTGACTGTCCGATACGATCAGATCGACACCCCGCAGTTGCCGCTGTTTGAGCCACCCAAAGAAGTCATGCCAATTCGCATACGACTCCTTATCTCCGACACGCAGACCGAGGATTTCCCGAAACCCTTGATCATTGACGCCGACGGCAACCATCATGCTCATTTGCCGAATCCGCCGATTTTCCCGTACGTTAAGGACGATCGCATCCACCTTCTGTGAATGAGTACTTGACACATTCATTCTACCAGGGAAATCGAATGCCTCATCTTATTTGATAGAGTCAATACGCAGTCTCGAACCCACGCACTTTTACACATAATAACGGAAACCACATCCATTTGATATAATAAATTAAATTAACAAATACAATTTCTGACTCAAACCTCGTCTTTGCAGGAATTCTTACTGACTTTGACGAAGCATTTCCCTATCGCGCTCGCTACGGAAGAGAAGTTCAGATGGATGACCAAGATGCTGTCCTTGCATTCTGGCCCAACCGTATTGCTTAACCGAATCGCACGGGAAATTGACTTCAAGGATACGATCAATCGCTTGCTCAAATGGGATTCGCTCGTTGCACTCTCTTCCCAGACGCACGGATCAAGGCGCTGACGATCGATATCCTGTGCGGGCATGATTCTATCTATTAAGTCAAAGATTTCTACGAGGATTAGGACGTTGAGTTGCTCTTTGGTTTGGGAGTAACCGCCGATGTACTGAATGATGAGACCTTGGCCAGGGCGCTGGACAAGGTCTACGAGGCGACGCCTTGGACGATTTATTTGTGTATGGTCAAATGAAAATGGATTACGCAGGTTATGCCACTTGAGGTGAAGACTGAATGTTTGAAAGCCGCGATTTGAAGATGGCAGGTCGCCTTTTTGCATTGGCAGACCAGATATATCGTAATCCTCGATATTATACGGCCAGACAATTGGCGAATCTTTTCTCCGTTTCAGAGCGCACCATACGGAGAGACATACACAATCTTGAAGACTTAGGGATTCGTGTTGAGTCCGAGGAGCAAGGTGGGTATTTCATTTTCGCTGATCTGGGCAAAATGCCGGTCGCATTGACATCCGATGAGAGAATTGCATTCAAGATCATTCCTCACCTACTAAAAGGAATTGAAGTGGATGTACACTTGACTCCGGTCATGCAGGCCTATTTCTCTGCGATCAACAAAGTGTCGGAGAGTCTTGGTTTTTCATCCAATGTGACTCCTCAGTTTAATGATCTTGGGGATCGGATTTTGCTCGAATCCGGTTCATCGTCTATTTCCATCAGCGATATATCACGGACTCATTCGTGGACAATGGAACTCTTCTATGCAATGGAGAAGCGACTCACAACCGAAATTGTGTACCACAGTTTCAACTCAAATCAGACGACCACTCGGTTGATAAATCCTTATTATCTGCTGCCGCGCAATAACAGCTTATATGTCATTGGATATTGTCATCTGCGATGTGAATATCGAACTTTTAAGATGAGTCGAATCAAACGAGTCGCAGTGACCAACAAGCGGTTCATACTTGAATCTGATTTTTCCCTTGACAATTTTTTGCACTTTGCTTGGGGTGTATATAAGTTAGACGAGCCGATTCAAGTGGTGCTTGCTTTCACATCTGCAGTCAGTCGATATATAAAGGAAGAGCTGAATTCTTCAAGGGTTCTTCGAACCTGGGAAGATAACCGCGGAAGATACATAGTGGAAATCATGACGAGTTGGAACCCTGAGGTTCAGCGGTGGATCCAGCAATTTGGCTCAAATGTAGAGATACTGAGCCCTGCCGCGCTCAGGGATTGGATGTTGGAGGAACACGAGAAAATAGTCCGTTGTTATCGCGTAGAAAAATCTGTACAAGAGGGGTGACATACCTTTGCAGGGGTAAGTGGTAAAGTAAAAGTAATCTCAAACAATCACATGAAAATTGGTAATCTGACGAGGGAATGATGCATGTGAGTACTAAATTTATTGCGCATGTTCGGAAGATTGACGACGATAATTGGGATACACCTCAATTATTGTTTGATCACTTGGAGGGTACAGCGAGATTGGCTGAAGCCAATGCCATGAAGTTCCATTCTCGAGAGTGGGGTAAAGTCGCGGGTTTGGCGCACGATGCCGGCAAGGGTAGGTTGGAATGGCAAAAGTATATTCGGGAGAAGAGCGGATTCGGGTTTCATGTAGACGCTCATATGGAAGGGAAGGCGGGCAAGATTCCTCATGCTATCCACGGTGCTAAACTCGTTGAATTTTTGTTTGGCAAAGGGATAGGAAGAATATTGGCATATCCTATAGCTGGACATCATGCAGGCCTTCCGGATTGGTCTTCGGCGGAAGGAGCCGGGCGGTCTTCTCTGAAGTACCAGGAAAGCCAAGTCGAGAATTTGGATGATGTAGATAAGGGTATCGTTGAAAAAGTGCGCGCTGCAAAACCAGGATCGCCTCCTTGGAAATTCTCAAAGGGATTGGATATCTCCCTTTGGATCAGAATGTTGTATTCCTGTTTGGTGGATGCTGACTTTTTGGACACGGAATCCTACATGAACCCAGAGTCGTCTGCGAACCGCAGTGATTACTGCAACATGCCTGAACTATTGGATCGGTTTAAAAAGTTCGCTCAAAAGATGGATAACGACTCTGATAAAACCAGGGTTAACGAAATTCGAAGGGAAATACGAGCCAAGTGCATACGTCTGGCGAGCGAAGATCAGGGAATTTTTTCACTTACTGTTCCGACGGGTGGCGGGAAGACATTGTCGAGTCTTGCCTTTGCGTTGGAACATGCCGTTAAGCACGGCTTGGATCGGGTTATCTATGTAATCCCCTACACAAGTATCATTGAACAAAATGCAGACGTCTTTCGCGTCGTACTTGGCGAAGACGAGGTAGTGGAGCACCATTCGAGCTTGGACGAGGATGAAACCACATCAAGAGCTCGACTGGCTTCTGAGAACTGGGATGCTCCTGTGATTGTGACAACGTCAGTGCAGTTCTTTGAATCCTTATTCGCTGCTAAATCAAGCCGTTGTCGCAAGTTACATAACATTGCGAGGTCTGTTGTTGTTTTGGATGAAGCCCAATTGGTACCGGTTGAATACCTGGATCCGATCTTAGAGACTCTTCAATTGCTTGTGGATCGCTATCAAGTCAGTCTCGTCATTTCAACTGCAACTCAACCGGCTTTCAAGGAACGTTTGGTTGACGGAAAGAGGTTTGAGGGACTTAGGAATATCACTGAGATAATGGGCGATGACAGAGAGGTTCAATCTCTCTACGAGTCTCTCAAGCGATATGAGGTTGAATTTCCACCTGATTTCACCACAATATCGAGTTGGCAGGACATCGCGACCGAACTCAGCCAGTATGAACAGGTTCTCTGCGTTGTTTCAGACCGGAAGAGTTGCCGAGAGTTACATAGTTTAATGCCAGAAGGAACGTATCATCTGTCCGCATTGATGTGTGGGCAACATCGTAGTGCAGTGATTTCTGAGATTAAGCAAGAACTGAAGCAAAATCACACGGTGCGGGTCATCAGCACGCAACTCGTGGAAGCAGGAGTGGATCTCGACTTCCCAGTTGTGTACAGAGCACTTGCAGGTTTGGACTCCATTTCTCAGGCGGCTGGTCGATGCAACAGGGAAGGTAAGCTCGAGGGACTTGGAAAGGTGGTAGTATTTAATCCGCGGAAACAAGCGCCACCGGGGCTCCTTCGTAAAGCTGCGGACACCGCTCGTACCATCATCGCAACCGCTGTTCAAGATCCTCTTCAATGTGGAGTTTTCGAGAAGTACTTTAATGAATTGTATTGGAAGGCGAATTCTCTCGATGCAGAGGGGATCAAATGCCTGCTGGATCCAAACGATCCACAAAACGATCCAAAGGAGTGTGGCATGTCATTCCGCACGGCTGCCGAGCGGTTCCAGATTATTGATGAATCCCAGGTTCGCACCATTCTTGTCCGGTTTGGTAAAGGTGAGCGCCTCATTGACTTACTGAAATCCACTGGGCCTGATCGCTGGTTAATGCGAAAGTTACAAAGATACACTGTGAACGTGTATTCCTATGATTTCACAAAGTTACTGCAGAGGGGCGCGATAGAGGAGGTGTACCCAGGGATTTTTGTGTTATCCACTAACTTGGATTATTCTGATACTATCGGTCTTTTGGTAGAGGAAACTTCCTATGACCCCGAGAAGTTTATTTTGTAGAAAGGAACTGATGAACTTGCACAACTGGTGTTTGGAGGTCTGCGGCGACTATGCCTGTTTCACAAGGCCAGAAATGAAGGTAGAGCGAGTGAGTTACGATGTGATGACACCATCGGCGGCTCGCGCCATTTTTGAGTCCATCCTGTGGAAGCCCGCCATTCGGTGGAATGTTACTAGAATTGAAGTGATGAATCCAATCAAATGGATTTCAGTTCGACGAAACGAGGTTGGCAAGACAGTGCCCGCTCCTACGGCAAAGCAGATGGCTGGCGTGGCTGTAGCCCCGATGGGCATTTTCATAGAGGATGAGCGTCAACAACGTGCTGGTCTGTTTTTGCGGGACGTCAGATATCGAATTCACGCGTATTTTGACTTTGTTCCTCCGAGTGAACATAAA is a genomic window of Ferroacidibacillus organovorans containing:
- a CDS encoding glycosyltransferase family 4 protein, which codes for MQYAFAAVISFVLVWALIPPIKTWALRIQFVDQPNHRKLHKNPIPLMGGVAIVIGFFITAFFFAKGSRELDGILLGGTVIFFLGLFDDYGKTRSKELPAWPKLLVQIGASAILPAFGVSVQGMNIPFLHPSYVLFPTWLGIASTMIWVIGITNMMNFLDGVDGLAAGISAISATTLFFIAIVKGHPSMAMLAIILVGVSLGFLRHNFYPARIFMGDAGATFLGFILAGIAVEGAFKSAALVSVAIPVLALGVPIMDAFYVIFRRFRENRPIYVADKGHTFHQLMRSGLSQKQTVTILYLLGICFSLLSIVLLLS
- the gatC gene encoding Asp-tRNA(Asn)/Glu-tRNA(Gln) amidotransferase subunit GatC translates to MNLSIEDVYHVANLARIAISKDEAQALVHDLGRILEHAEMLQSLDVSGVKETSHIGVFESVTRADEIRPSLGTERVVANAPDEEDGQFRVPAVLEGASS
- the gatA gene encoding Asp-tRNA(Asn)/Glu-tRNA(Gln) amidotransferase subunit GatA; protein product: MDIVQMRAALDAGERTAASLAQDALQAVREKDGEVGAFLRLDEALSEVPSQTQGTSLLAGIPYAVKANLCVADRETTCASKILKGYRPPHTATAVVKLQEAGATLVGALNMDEFAMGSSTENSAYQITRNPWDLTRVPGGSSGGAAAAVAAGFVPFALGSDTGGSIRQPAAFCGVVGLKPTYGRVSRFGLVAFASSLDQIGPLTRTVEDAALVLQTIAGHDPLDATSANLPVPDYRAALTGEINGLRVGIPQEYFGEGVEEGVSRAVNAAIEQLKALGATVMPVSLPHTSYALAAYYILAPAEASSNLSRFDGVRYGYRADGVADLLDLYKKTRGEGFGKEVKRRILIGTYALSSGYYDAYYKRAQRVRTLIREDFLRAFADVDVLLSPTTPTMAFALGEKTDDPLTMYLNDVLTIPVNLAGLPAISVPCGLSDGLPVGLQFIGRMFDEETLLRVAHAYEKAAGQTFDALRRQGGIARV
- the gatB gene encoding Asp-tRNA(Asn)/Glu-tRNA(Gln) amidotransferase subunit GatB — protein: MKRRRAKRLTLFVGKGGSRVFETVIGLEVHVELGTKTKIFCGCAVEFGAPPNARVCPVCMGSPGVLPVLNEEALKLAVRAALALNCKVPNESKFDRKNYFYPDSPKAYQISQYDEPIGTNGYLDIEIDGEKKRIGITRVHLEEDAGKLNHSPFGDVSLVDLNRVGIPLIEIVSEPDLRSPEEARLYLEGIKAIMQYCLVSECKMEEGSLRCDANLSLRPAGQAAFGTKTEIKNMNSFRNVQRGLESEQARQTRALLAGDTIEQVTLRFDEATGLTSPMRSKEDAHDYRYFPDPDLPRMILSDAYIEERRREIPELPDARRARWIADYQLPVYDVGVLTASRDIADLFDQAVERVLDAKLVSNWIMGDVLAYLKAQGIELRDTKLTGAHLADLLENLKRGGISAAIAKDVLKRVMESGESPSAIIAAQGLAQISDEGELAGIVTQVIEANPKSVEDLLAGKDKAIASLVGQVMKATKGKANPQVVNRLIGEQIQAIREARLS
- a CDS encoding diacylglycerol kinase; this translates as MRPRIRLIYNPTAGKEAFRQHLPQILQILESAGYEASCHATAGPGDATKEAFRAANDGFQVVVACGGDGTVNEVVNGLAASKTRPILGIIPSGTANDLARALEIPRNVEEAARRIAQGQIRSLDLGCVGEDRYFVNIAAFGRLTEITYEVPSKMKTMLGHLAYYMKGLERLPGLRAIEMKITSDTEQFEGPAMLCLVTNSRAVGGFERVAPRASVSDGWLDVLIVKQSNLGDLIRLVSTALMGDHTQDERVVYFHAKRIELSSQEEVDLNIDGEYGGRLPHKVTIKEGHLQVISG
- the rlmD gene encoding 23S rRNA (uracil(1939)-C(5))-methyltransferase RlmD, translated to MEREKGRADGRRDRNGQRAGGRRERTPARAVPVRLGQTYEVVIDRLGFQGEGVARVEGFTVFVPGALIGERVVARMERVERSFARAVLLQVVEAAEERVLPRCSVYAECGGCNLQHMSAEAQLRMKKMTVMDALERIGRFPKEDVRAWVRDVIPSPNVWQYRNKVTWTVSVEAGRFAVGFVEEGSHDPVDTDDCAIVPEHVLRIVKAMRRVDEAVRGADMERGGETERGVDRSAASSPGQGAGTSAAMLSPWRGVHHVRVRTNGAAEVLIALLVAPGVTFSPEDVRLFRIELEAQRVKVVGLIADDGVAERVLFGQAQMEERIAGLAFGVSSRSFMQVNPAQAERLYAEALALAGLTGTQRVWDIYAGIGTLTLMAGRQAGSVVGVEIVEEAVRDAQMNIERNGMHHVRMMLGDAQDVVSRLAEDERPDVVFLDPPRAGCEKRVLDAICDAAPARIVYVSCNSATLARDLRILADRGYAVDVAQPLDMFPQTSHVECVVSTYRVD
- a CDS encoding DUF4277 domain-containing protein; amino-acid sequence: MLFGLGVTADVLNDETLARALDKVYEATPWTIYLCMVK
- a CDS encoding helix-turn-helix transcriptional regulator — translated: MFESRDLKMAGRLFALADQIYRNPRYYTARQLANLFSVSERTIRRDIHNLEDLGIRVESEEQGGYFIFADLGKMPVALTSDERIAFKIIPHLLKGIEVDVHLTPVMQAYFSAINKVSESLGFSSNVTPQFNDLGDRILLESGSSSISISDISRTHSWTMELFYAMEKRLTTEIVYHSFNSNQTTTRLINPYYLLPRNNSLYVIGYCHLRCEYRTFKMSRIKRVAVTNKRFILESDFSLDNFLHFAWGVYKLDEPIQVVLAFTSAVSRYIKEELNSSRVLRTWEDNRGRYIVEIMTSWNPEVQRWIQQFGSNVEILSPAALRDWMLEEHEKIVRCYRVEKSVQEG